One genomic window of Medicago truncatula cultivar Jemalong A17 chromosome 1, MtrunA17r5.0-ANR, whole genome shotgun sequence includes the following:
- the LOC25485525 gene encoding probable carboxylesterase 17 produces MTALTSNLNLIPQHGKNHQQHQGSCVVEEIKGLIKVHKDGYIERPNIVPCVTSDLCPKINVTSRDIIIDSVTNIWARFYVPNSPQKKLPLLVYFHGGGFCVGSAAWSCYHEFLAMLSLKVGCLIMSVNYRLAPENPLPAPYDDGLNALMWLKKQFLYQNESSEFEWWTKKCNFSNVFLGGDSAGGNIAYNVAKRVGSCEGAFLRPLNLKGLILVQPFFGGKERTLSEKCMEQLSGSALNLAASDTYWRLALPYGEDRDHPWCNPLVKMEELKLLMMPMLVCISEMDILKDRNMEFCDALGRTGTRVECEVFKGVGHAFQILSKSQVSKIRVVQMMDCVKSFMGFDSQFLFDLD; encoded by the coding sequence ATGACTGCTCTTACCTCAAACCTAAACCTTATCCCACAACATGGtaaaaaccatcaacaacaccAAGGTTCTTGTGTTGTTGAGGAAATTAAAGGGCTAATTAAAGTACATAAAGATGGATATATAGAACGACCCAACATTGTTCCATGTGTCACTTCTGATCTATGTCCAAAAATAAATGTGACTTCAAGGGACATTATCATTGACAGTGTTACAAACATTTGGGCACGTTTCTATGTTCCAAATTCTCCACAAAAAAAACTACCTTTGTTAGTGTATTTTCATGGTGGTGGTTTCTGTGTTGGTTCTGCAGCTTGGAGTTGCTACCATGAATTTCTTGCTATGCTATCTTTAAAagttggttgcttgattatgtCAGTTAACTATAGGTTAGCACCAGAAAATCCTCTTCCAGCACCTTATGATGATGGTTTAAATGCACTAATGTGgttgaaaaaacaatttttatatcaaaatgaGAGTAGTGAATTTGAATGGTGGACTAAAAAATGCAACTTTTCTAATGTCTTCTTAGGAGGTGATAGTGCAGGTGGTAACATAGCTTATAATGTTGCCAAAAGGGTAGGTTCATGTGAAGGTGCATTTTTAAGGCCTTTAAATTTAAAGGGTCTTATTTtggtacaaccattttttggtggaaaagaAAGAACATTATCAGAGAAATGCATGGAACAATTATCTGGTTCTGCTTTGAATTTAGCAGCTTCAGATACTTATTGGCGATTGGCATTACCATATGGCGAAGATCGCGATCATCCATGGTGTAATCCATTGGTGAAAATGGAGGAATTGAAGCTACTGATGATGCCTATGTTGGTGTGTATATCTGAGATGGATATATTGAAGGATAGGAACATGGAGTTTTGTGATGCTTTGGGAAGAACAGGTACAAGGGTTGAATGTGAAGTTTTTAAAGGTGTTGGCCATGCTTTCCAGATTCTAAGTAAATCTCAGGTCTCTAAGATAAGAGTTGTTCAAATGATGGATTGTGTCAAATCATTCATGGGTTTTGATTCTCAGTTTTTATTTGATCTTGATTAA
- the LOC25485526 gene encoding uncharacterized protein has product MEMNSDSSVWFETENEDDTFYDEIKRQILLLTSEEDNEDLVETNSFRQIDVTNDGSNRSIYNYNNATKPTRKFYLWETDSSGSPPIWLTNLWRNGKGTGVFIPQVSCKENQRPARMNNRTRKIYRPVVNKK; this is encoded by the exons ATGGAGATGAATTCAGATTCTAGTGTTTGGTTTGAGACAGAAAACGAAGATGATACTTTCTATGATGAGATTAAGAGGCAGATTCTGCTATTGACATCTGAAGAAGACAATGAAGATTTAGTTGAAACCAATAGTTTCAGACAAATTGATGTTACAAATGATGGTTCAAACAGGTCAATTTACAATTATAACAATGCAACAAAACCTACAAGAAAATTCTATTTGTGGGAAACAGATAGCTCTGGTTCGCCGCCTATTTGGCTAACGAATTTGTGGAGGAATGGTAAAGGTACTGGAGTGTTCATTCCTCAAGTTTCATGCAAGGAAAATCAAAGACCAg CAAGAATGAACAATAGGACGAGGAAAATTTATAGACCAGTGGTGAATAAGAAATGA
- the LOC112418685 gene encoding transcription factor TGA2.3 isoform X1, which translates to MADNSQKTEDFDTDDKNNQCLSTVSWCNGVGNEALVVVESKDQCKTKGQSDEHKTLRRLMQNREAARKSRLRKKAYVQQLENSRLRLAQIEHELQQVRQQGTFVAPGVTADHGHSIVGNSNAGSVAFDMDYARWVDEHQRLINDIRSAINSQMGDNELHLLVDGVMVHYDELYKLKSIGAKADVFHILSGLWKTPAERCFMWLGGFRSSELLKIIRNHLEALTDQQLMAIFNLQHSCQQAEDALSQGMEGLQQSLSETLSSTSTGSGNVVEYMGQMALSMAKLSTLETFIHQADILRQQTLQQMRRILTAHQAARALLVINDFISRIRALNSLWSAFPKEY; encoded by the exons ATGGCAGATAACAGTCAAAAGACAGAAGATTTTGACACtgatgataaaaataatcaa TGTTTATCAACCGTGTCTTGGTGCAATGGTGTTGGAAATGAGGCTCTTGTAGTTGTTGAATCCAAGGATCAATGCAAGACTAAGGGTCAATCTGATGAGCACAAG ACTCTTCGTCGGCTGATGCAGAATCGCGAGGCTGCAAGGAAAAGTAGGTTAAGGAAAAAG GCTTATGTGCAACAATTGGAGAACAGTCGACTTAGGCTTGCTCAAATAGAACATGAGCTTCAACAAGTACGTCAACAG GGTACATTTGTTGCACCTGGAGTTACAGCGGATCATGGTCATTCAATTGTTGGAAACAGTAATGCAG GTTCGGTAGCATTTGATATGGACTATGCTCGTTGGGTAGACGAGCATCAACGACTAATCAATGACATAAGATCAGCTATAAATTCTCAAATGGGTGATAATGAACTGCATCTTCTTGTTGATGGTGTCATGGTACATTATGATGAATTATACAAGTTGAAGAGCATAGGTGCAAAGGCTGATGTATTTCACATACTTTCTGGGTTGTGGAAGACACCTGCAGAAAGATGTTTCATGTGGCTTGGTGGATTCCGTTCATCCGAACTTCTCAAG ATAATTAGAAACCACCTCGAGGCGTTAACGGATCAGCAATTGATGGCGATCTTCAATCTGCAGCATTCTTGTCAACAGGCTGAAGATGCATTATCTCAAGGAATGGAAGGTTTGCAACAATCTCTTTCAGAGACACTTTCCTCCACGTCCACTGGATCTGGAAATGTTGTTGAGTATATGGGTCAAATGGCTCTTTCAATGGCCAAGCTTTCCACACTGGAGACTTTCATTCATCAG gCAGATATCTTGAGGCAACAAACACTGCAACAGATGCGTCGAATTTTGACTGCGCACCAAGCTGCTCGTGCTCTCCTTGTCATAAATGATTTCATTTCACGAATCAGAGCTCTTAATTCATTATGGTCAGCATTTCCTAAAGAATACTAA
- the LOC112418685 gene encoding transcription factor PERIANTHIA isoform X2 → MADNSQKTEDFDTDDKNNQCLSTVSWCNGVGNEALVVVESKDQCKTKGQSDEHKTLRRLMQNREAARKSRLRKKAYVQQLENSRLRLAQIEHELQQGTFVAPGVTADHGHSIVGNSNAGSVAFDMDYARWVDEHQRLINDIRSAINSQMGDNELHLLVDGVMVHYDELYKLKSIGAKADVFHILSGLWKTPAERCFMWLGGFRSSELLKIIRNHLEALTDQQLMAIFNLQHSCQQAEDALSQGMEGLQQSLSETLSSTSTGSGNVVEYMGQMALSMAKLSTLETFIHQADILRQQTLQQMRRILTAHQAARALLVINDFISRIRALNSLWSAFPKEY, encoded by the exons ATGGCAGATAACAGTCAAAAGACAGAAGATTTTGACACtgatgataaaaataatcaa TGTTTATCAACCGTGTCTTGGTGCAATGGTGTTGGAAATGAGGCTCTTGTAGTTGTTGAATCCAAGGATCAATGCAAGACTAAGGGTCAATCTGATGAGCACAAG ACTCTTCGTCGGCTGATGCAGAATCGCGAGGCTGCAAGGAAAAGTAGGTTAAGGAAAAAG GCTTATGTGCAACAATTGGAGAACAGTCGACTTAGGCTTGCTCAAATAGAACATGAGCTTCAACAA GGTACATTTGTTGCACCTGGAGTTACAGCGGATCATGGTCATTCAATTGTTGGAAACAGTAATGCAG GTTCGGTAGCATTTGATATGGACTATGCTCGTTGGGTAGACGAGCATCAACGACTAATCAATGACATAAGATCAGCTATAAATTCTCAAATGGGTGATAATGAACTGCATCTTCTTGTTGATGGTGTCATGGTACATTATGATGAATTATACAAGTTGAAGAGCATAGGTGCAAAGGCTGATGTATTTCACATACTTTCTGGGTTGTGGAAGACACCTGCAGAAAGATGTTTCATGTGGCTTGGTGGATTCCGTTCATCCGAACTTCTCAAG ATAATTAGAAACCACCTCGAGGCGTTAACGGATCAGCAATTGATGGCGATCTTCAATCTGCAGCATTCTTGTCAACAGGCTGAAGATGCATTATCTCAAGGAATGGAAGGTTTGCAACAATCTCTTTCAGAGACACTTTCCTCCACGTCCACTGGATCTGGAAATGTTGTTGAGTATATGGGTCAAATGGCTCTTTCAATGGCCAAGCTTTCCACACTGGAGACTTTCATTCATCAG gCAGATATCTTGAGGCAACAAACACTGCAACAGATGCGTCGAATTTTGACTGCGCACCAAGCTGCTCGTGCTCTCCTTGTCATAAATGATTTCATTTCACGAATCAGAGCTCTTAATTCATTATGGTCAGCATTTCCTAAAGAATACTAA
- the LOC25485529 gene encoding CTL-like protein DDB_G0274487 isoform X1, whose protein sequence is MMDSPSFSSSSSDFASAIQSASRSRRSGGGSSEMVAAAEQSRRWHDVFWLGIFVIHLIALGFLLGVLGLNRFEKENRLNIDKYTPGLTGNHAGLTETYWPLYAAAGGIGTVLGWTWLLLLGSQATQMMKVSVHILTTYLAVISVLCFWTNQIFWGVAFAVGAALQFLYVISVIDRLPFTMLVLQKAVKMVWNLPEVMRVSYAFMFAVLLWMALWSFGAAGVVASNLSDGGRWWLLVVFSVSLFWTGAVLCNTVHVIVSGMVFLVLLHGGREAASIPANSLMKSLQYALTTSFGSICYGSLFTAAIRTLRWEIRGLRSKIGNNECLLCCVDFLFHLVETLVRFFNKYAYVQIAVNGKSFNNSARDAWELFQSTGVEALVAYDCSGAVLLMGTIFGGLITGTCAGVWAWVKWSDRVIMIGSTSMLMGMVLVGLAMVVVESAVTSIYICYAEDPLLIQRWDAEFFNQMSETLHHRLQYRSARARDYRFHDDPIRENASI, encoded by the exons ATGATGGATTCTCCctctttttcctcttcttcctctGACTTCGCTTCCGCCATTCAG AGTGCATCCCGGAGTAGGAGAAGTGGCGGCGGCAGCAGTGAAATGGTGGCGGCGGCAGAACAATCGCGGCGGTGGCATGATGTTTTCTGGTTAGGAATATTTGTCATTCATTTGATTGCACTGGGATTCCTTTTGGGGGTTCTTGGTCTCAACAGGTTTGAGAAAGAGAATAGACTGAACATTGATAAGTACACTCCTGGTCTTACTGGGAATCATGCCGGGTTAACCGAAACTTATTGGCCGCTTTATGCGGCTGCTGGTGGAATTGGGACTGTTCTTGGAtggacttggttgttgttgttgggttcCCAGGCTACTCAAATGATGAAAGTTTCTGTTCACATCCTCACCACTTATCTGGCTGTCATAAGTGTTTTGTGTTTCTGGACTAACCAGATTTTTTGGGGAGTTGCTTTTGCTGTTGGAGCTGCTCTTCAGTTCTTGTATGTTATATCCGTCATAGACAG ACTTCCATTTACGATGCTGGTTCTGCAAAAAGCTGTGAAGATGGTTTGGAATCTTCCCGAGGTCATGAGAGTGTCTTATGCATTCATGTTTGCTGTGCTTTTATGGATGGCCTTATGGTCATTTGGAGCAGCAGGTGTTGTCGCTTCAAACTTGAGTGACGGGGGACGCTGGTGGCTTCTTGTG GTTTTTTCTGTAAGCTTATTTTGGACAGGTGCAGTGCTCTGTAATACTGTGCATGTTATAGTGTCTGGGATGGtgtttcttgttcttcttcatgGTGGTAGAGAGGCAGCTTCAATTCCTGCTAACTCCTTAATGAAATCTTTGCAGTATGCTTTAACAACATCTTTTGGTAGCATTTGTTATGGCTCATTATTCACTGCGGCTATCAGGACACTGCGATGGGAG ATACGTGGACTTAGGTCAAAGATTGGCAACAATGAGTGTTTGCTTTGCTGTGTTGATTTCCTCTTTCATCTTGTGGAGACTCTTGTTcgattttttaacaaatatgcCTATGTTCAG ATAGCTGTTAATGGTAAAAGCTTTAACAATTCGGCTAGAGATGCATGGGAGTTATTCCAATCAACTGGGGTTGAGGCACTTGTGGCATATGATTGTTCAGGTGCTGTTCTGCTAATGGGCACCATTTTTGGTGGATTGATAACTGGAACTTGCGCTGGTGTTTGGGCGTGGGTTAAATGGAGTGATAGAGTTATTATGATTGGCTCTACATCCATGCTCATGGGTATGGTTTTG GTTGGATTGGCAATGGTTGTGGTGGAGAGTGCTGTTACATCGATATATATTTGCTATGCAGAAGACCCTTTATTGATTCAGAGATGGGATGCTGAATTTTTCAACCAGATGTCAGAGACACTACATCACCGACTTCAATATAGGAGTGCTCGAGCCAGGGACTATCGATTCCATGATGACCCTATACGAGAAAACGCCTCTATTTGA
- the LOC25485529 gene encoding CTL-like protein DDB_G0274487 isoform X2 yields the protein MMDSPSFSSSSSDFASAIQSASRSRRSGGGSSEMVAAAEQSRRWHDVFWLGIFVIHLIALGFLLGVLGLNRFEKENRLNIDKYTPGLTGNHAGLTETYWPLYAAAGGIGTVLGWTWLLLLGSQATQMMKVSVHILTTYLAVISVLCFWTNQIFWGVAFAVGAALQFLYVISVIDRLPFTMLVLQKAVKMVWNLPEVMRVSYAFMFAVLLWMALWSFGAAGVVASNLSDGGRWWLLVVFSVSLFWTGAVLCNTVHVIVSGMVFLVLLHGGREAASIPANSLMKSLQYALTTSFGSICYGSLFTAAIRTLRWEIRGLRSKIGNNECLLCCVDFLFHLVETLVRFFNKYAYVQIAVNGKSFNNSARDAWELFQSTGVEALVAYDCSGAVLLMGTIFGGLITGTCAGVWAWVKWSDRVIMIGWIGNGCGGECCYIDIYLLCRRPFIDSEMGC from the exons ATGATGGATTCTCCctctttttcctcttcttcctctGACTTCGCTTCCGCCATTCAG AGTGCATCCCGGAGTAGGAGAAGTGGCGGCGGCAGCAGTGAAATGGTGGCGGCGGCAGAACAATCGCGGCGGTGGCATGATGTTTTCTGGTTAGGAATATTTGTCATTCATTTGATTGCACTGGGATTCCTTTTGGGGGTTCTTGGTCTCAACAGGTTTGAGAAAGAGAATAGACTGAACATTGATAAGTACACTCCTGGTCTTACTGGGAATCATGCCGGGTTAACCGAAACTTATTGGCCGCTTTATGCGGCTGCTGGTGGAATTGGGACTGTTCTTGGAtggacttggttgttgttgttgggttcCCAGGCTACTCAAATGATGAAAGTTTCTGTTCACATCCTCACCACTTATCTGGCTGTCATAAGTGTTTTGTGTTTCTGGACTAACCAGATTTTTTGGGGAGTTGCTTTTGCTGTTGGAGCTGCTCTTCAGTTCTTGTATGTTATATCCGTCATAGACAG ACTTCCATTTACGATGCTGGTTCTGCAAAAAGCTGTGAAGATGGTTTGGAATCTTCCCGAGGTCATGAGAGTGTCTTATGCATTCATGTTTGCTGTGCTTTTATGGATGGCCTTATGGTCATTTGGAGCAGCAGGTGTTGTCGCTTCAAACTTGAGTGACGGGGGACGCTGGTGGCTTCTTGTG GTTTTTTCTGTAAGCTTATTTTGGACAGGTGCAGTGCTCTGTAATACTGTGCATGTTATAGTGTCTGGGATGGtgtttcttgttcttcttcatgGTGGTAGAGAGGCAGCTTCAATTCCTGCTAACTCCTTAATGAAATCTTTGCAGTATGCTTTAACAACATCTTTTGGTAGCATTTGTTATGGCTCATTATTCACTGCGGCTATCAGGACACTGCGATGGGAG ATACGTGGACTTAGGTCAAAGATTGGCAACAATGAGTGTTTGCTTTGCTGTGTTGATTTCCTCTTTCATCTTGTGGAGACTCTTGTTcgattttttaacaaatatgcCTATGTTCAG ATAGCTGTTAATGGTAAAAGCTTTAACAATTCGGCTAGAGATGCATGGGAGTTATTCCAATCAACTGGGGTTGAGGCACTTGTGGCATATGATTGTTCAGGTGCTGTTCTGCTAATGGGCACCATTTTTGGTGGATTGATAACTGGAACTTGCGCTGGTGTTTGGGCGTGGGTTAAATGGAGTGATAGAGTTATTATGATTG GTTGGATTGGCAATGGTTGTGGTGGAGAGTGCTGTTACATCGATATATATTTGCTATGCAGAAGACCCTTTATTGATTCAGAGATGGGATGCTGA